In Diabrotica undecimpunctata isolate CICGRU chromosome 4, icDiaUnde3, whole genome shotgun sequence, a single genomic region encodes these proteins:
- the LOC140440078 gene encoding gamma-interferon-inducible lysosomal thiol reductase-like, with amino-acid sequence MFLSKVVLFLAATVCVSSSAQEADLTLTLFYEGLCPGCHQFILTQLYPSYEKLADSLKLDLVPFGWSHSNRSDDGKVTFTCQHGEEECFINRVHACVLDQQPSSVDYVTFIYHHLSATDERDLNEQEVLEVAKKWLPSSVSWDEVNSCYEGERGTELLLSYEDRQSKLDPKLPWVPNIRFNGVYDSDIEEQAWFNLLPTVCGLLKENKPDICNDQVKHFHPKMIKNIKKC; translated from the exons GAAGCTGATCTGACTCTTACCCTGTTTTATGAAGGATTGTGCCCTGGTTGTCATCAGTTTATCCTAACACAGCTGTATCCTTCATACGAGAAATTGGCAGATAGCTTAAAATTGGACCTGGTACCCTTTGGATGGAGT CATTCTAACCGTAGTGATGATGGAAAAGTAACATTTACTTGCCAGCATGGTGAAGAAGAATGTTTTATTAACAGAGTCCACGCTTGCGTTCTTGATCAACAACCATCTTCAGTAGACTACGTTACCTTCATATATCATCATTTGTCTGCCACCGACGAACGCGATCTCAACGAGCAAGAAGTATTAGAGGTGGCTAAAAAA tGGTTGCCAAGCAGCGTTTCCTGGGATGAAGTTAATAGTTGTTACGAAGGCGAACGTGGAACTGAACTTTTATTATCATACGAGGATAGACAATCAAAGCTTGATCCCAAATTACCTTGGGTACCAAACATAAGATTTAATGGTGTCTATGATTCAGATATCGAAGAACAGGCTTGGTTTAATCTTTTACCTACTGTTTGCGGCTTACTAAAAGAAAATAAACCAGATATTTGTAATGATCAAGTTAAACATTTTCATCCCAAAATgattaagaatattaaaaaatgttaa